The Myxococcales bacterium nucleotide sequence CGCCGTAGCGGAGCAGGCCGGCCTCGATCCGCGCGACCTCGAGCTCATCGGCGCCGGCGACCGGGCCGGGCGGCGGCGCGAACACGTACGGCGCGCGCCAGGCGTCGGCGGCCGAGGCCCAGCGCTTGTGCGCCGCCAGGGGCACCTGCGCCGAGACGACGTCGTCCATGACCGCGTACTTGTCGAGCACGGCCAGCGTCGGCTCGACCAGGGCCGGCTCGACGTGGACCAGCACGCGCTCGGGCTCGCGGGTGATCTCGACCACCGACAGGACCCGGCCCTTGGGCGACAGGATCGCGCCCCAGGCGTGGCCGCCGTCGGCGAGCCCGGTCACGTTGACGGTGGTGAGCCCGTGCAGGAAGCGCAGACGGTCGCCCCCGGTGACGGCGAGGTGACCCCAGGCGGAGCAGTCGACGAGCATGGACGCACCCTATCACCTCGATCGGCGCTGGCCAGATGGCGCCGGGCCCAGGGCCTCGCTGGCGCTGGGTCACGACCGGGCGCCCGCGCGGCGCGCGGCATGCGCGGGTCGCCAGCGCGCACGCAGCTCAGCGCGCGGTCCGGCCGGCCGCTCGCAACCGGTCGGCGCGGCGGGCGACCGCCTCGGCGTGGCGCCGGCGGTCGTCGTCGGTCTCGAGCGCGAGCGGCGGGATCGCGCGCGGGGCGCCGGCCTCGTCGACCGCGACGAAGGTCAGGTACGCCTTGGTCGTGTGGCGCCGCGAGCCGGTGCTCATCTCCTCGGTCTCGACGTGGCAGCCGACCTCCATCGAGGTCCGCCCGGCGTAGTTGACCTGGGCGGTGAGCACGACGACGTCACCGACGTGCACCGGGTGCACGAAGTCGACGCGATCGATCGACGCCGTGAGGACGCGCCCACCCGCGTGGCGCATGGCGGCGACGCCCGCGCACACGTCGATCCACTGCATCATCACGCCGCCGAACATCACCCCGGCCGAGCCGTTGGTGTGCGTCGGCATCACGATCTGCGTCATCACGCAGCGCGACGCCAGCGGCGTGCCGGCCACCGCGGCCTACTTCTTCTTGGCAGGCGCCGCGGCCGGCTTCTTGGCGGCCGCCTTCGCGGCGGCGACCTTACGACCCACGCGGGCCTTGAGCTTGTTCTGGCTCTTGCGGCGGCGCATCTTCGGCGAACGGCGGCTATCTCGACGACCCATGGCAGGCTCCTTGAAAGTGCCGCGCAGTATTGAGACTGGCGGCCGTGCTGTCAACCGAGGCGGCTGGCGGATCGCGTCAATACCTCAGGGCGACCGAGAAGTGGAAGCGCCCGCGTGGATCATCGCCCAGCTGGGGCACCACCGGGACCGCATATTCGCCCGAGAACGCGCCGATCGGCAGGAGGACCCGCAGGGCCATGCCGACCGCCGGGCGGACGTCGCCGAGCCGGACCGAGCCCAGGGTGTTGGTCACCAGCCCGGCGTCGGTGAAGATCGCCGACGCCACCGGGAAGCCCGCGACCCGCCACAGGGTCGCCTGGAGGTCGACGGTGGCCAGGGCCCGGATGTTGCCGCCCGCGGGCAGCACCCGCACCTGCGTGGTCTGGCCCAGCGGCGGCACCGGCTCGGTGATGATCTCGGTGGCCAGGCGATCCTCGTCGAAGCCGCGCACCGTGACGTCGCCGCCGGCGAAGAACCGCTCGACCTCGGGCAGGAGCACCGCGCCGCCCAGCGGCACGCCGTGGTCGTAGCGGCCGTCGAGGCGCAGCTGGACCCGGCCGCTGGTGAAGAAGGTCTGGCCCGTGCCCGACAGCTTGAGGAAGGTGTCCTGGCCCA carries:
- a CDS encoding folate-binding protein YgfZ, with the translated sequence MLVDCSAWGHLAVTGGDRLRFLHGLTTVNVTGLADGGHAWGAILSPKGRVLSVVEITREPERVLVHVEPALVEPTLAVLDKYAVMDDVVSAQVPLAAHKRWASAADAWRAPYVFAPPPGPVAGADELEVARIEAGLLRYGVDVDDGCFPFETPLAAFLDYGKGCYVGQEPVFRVHAQGQGARTLRGLRVDGDTAPPVGATVAHPAKASAGAVTSATVSPRLGPIALAYLHRSAWTVGDEVTVDGRRATVVELPADSGQW
- a CDS encoding acyl-CoA thioesterase → MTQIVMPTHTNGSAGVMFGGVMMQWIDVCAGVAAMRHAGGRVLTASIDRVDFVHPVHVGDVVVLTAQVNYAGRTSMEVGCHVETEEMSTGSRRHTTKAYLTFVAVDEAGAPRAIPPLALETDDDRRRHAEAVARRADRLRAAGRTAR